A genomic segment from Streptomyces sp. NBC_01233 encodes:
- a CDS encoding acyl-CoA dehydrogenase family protein, which produces MIRWNADQADLREGLESWGDALSADHIELDEQSAFSQDKWKLVQKTGILSLPFDEDYGGLGQSLLTTMYVLEGLGEYNRDSGLSFSVTTSLCSTGIPLQQFGTVEQKERWLPRICSGEAIGAHAITEAEGGSDAMAMTTRAVRDGDDFVINGSKAFVSNGPVADVIVVYARTHPDGGPLGTTAFLVDRDSPGLSAGRPVKKMGLRTSPLSELFFDDVRVPRSAVLGRVGGGFLVLDHVMKREILFSFIVNVGEMQHRLERCVDYAKTRKSFGKAIGSYQTIANKIVDTKIQLETARKWLYDTGEKLEAGENVTVDLAIAKLVTSESNLATSITAVQIFGGHGYMSEFGLEQDVRNALGGTIYSGTNEIQYNRIASMLGLGLGK; this is translated from the coding sequence GTGATCCGTTGGAACGCCGACCAGGCAGATCTGCGCGAAGGCCTGGAGTCGTGGGGAGACGCACTCAGCGCAGACCACATCGAACTCGACGAGCAGTCCGCCTTCTCGCAGGACAAGTGGAAGCTCGTGCAGAAGACCGGGATCCTGTCGCTGCCCTTCGACGAGGACTACGGAGGCCTCGGGCAGTCGCTCCTGACCACCATGTACGTGTTGGAGGGCCTCGGCGAGTACAACCGTGACTCGGGCCTGAGCTTCTCGGTCACCACGTCCCTGTGCTCCACCGGAATCCCGCTCCAGCAGTTCGGCACCGTGGAGCAGAAGGAGCGCTGGCTGCCGCGGATCTGCTCGGGCGAGGCGATCGGCGCCCACGCGATCACCGAGGCCGAGGGCGGCTCGGACGCCATGGCGATGACCACCCGGGCCGTGCGTGACGGGGACGACTTCGTCATCAACGGCAGCAAGGCCTTCGTCAGCAACGGACCGGTCGCGGACGTGATCGTGGTCTACGCCCGGACCCACCCGGACGGGGGCCCGCTGGGGACGACGGCGTTCCTGGTGGACCGCGACAGCCCCGGGCTGAGCGCCGGCAGGCCCGTCAAGAAGATGGGGCTGCGGACCTCTCCGCTGAGCGAACTGTTCTTCGACGATGTACGGGTGCCCAGGAGCGCGGTGCTCGGCAGGGTCGGAGGCGGGTTCCTGGTTCTGGACCACGTGATGAAACGGGAGATCCTCTTCTCCTTCATCGTCAACGTGGGCGAGATGCAGCACCGGCTGGAGCGGTGTGTCGACTACGCGAAGACGCGCAAGTCCTTCGGAAAGGCGATCGGTTCGTACCAGACGATCGCCAACAAGATCGTCGACACGAAGATCCAGCTGGAGACCGCCCGCAAGTGGCTCTACGACACCGGGGAGAAGCTGGAGGCGGGCGAGAACGTCACCGTGGACCTGGCCATCGCCAAGCTCGTCACGAGCGAGAGCAACCTGGCCACCAGCATCACCGCCGTGCAGATCTTCGGCGGCCACGGCTACATGTCGGAGTTCGGCCTGGAGCAGGACGTGCGCAACGCGCTGGGCGGCACGATCTACTCGGGGACGAACGAGATCCAGTACAACCGCATCGCCTCGATGCTGGGGCTGGGGCTGGGCAAGTGA
- a CDS encoding ectoine synthase, producing the protein MIVRDIESVKTVEWGNGLSRRFLLAEDGLGYSLTDTTVLAGTKSRLEYVNHLEACYCIEGSGEVIELDGTSHEIVPGRMYALDQHDAHFLVASPHEDLRLVCVFSPALRGDEVHSLDAHSSSAY; encoded by the coding sequence ATGATCGTTCGTGACATCGAGTCCGTGAAGACCGTCGAGTGGGGCAACGGCCTCAGCCGCCGCTTCCTCCTGGCCGAGGACGGCCTGGGCTACTCGCTCACCGACACCACCGTCCTGGCCGGCACCAAGTCCCGCCTGGAGTACGTCAACCACCTGGAAGCCTGCTACTGCATCGAGGGCTCCGGCGAGGTCATCGAGCTCGACGGCACCTCGCACGAGATAGTCCCGGGCCGGATGTACGCCCTCGACCAGCACGACGCCCACTTCCTCGTCGCCAGCCCGCACGAGGACCTGCGCCTGGTCTGCGTGTTCTCGCCGGCGCTGCGCGGCGACGAGGTCCACAGCCTCGACGCCCACAGCTCCTCCGCCTACTGA